The nucleotide sequence ttagcatacattaatacaaatgtagaatatggtagaattttaaaacaacactaaagattaggcttcagtatataaagtatttaccaaaaactcaatatttttgtaggggttagcccatagattttgagaaatttcaaaaaatgacaatattgttttaatgcctagttgcatcctgcactaacatatgatgatgttcaaagaggtttggagcctttgtcgtctccgtttatcaagaaaataataattttatagtggttattccatcgatttagggagtattatgattttattaaattattgataaaaacaattgaacgatgctcatttaccatgaaaagagtttagcatacattaatacaatgtagaatatggtagaaattttaaaacaacactaagattataggcttcagtatataaagtatttaccaaaaactcaatatttttgtaggggtagcccatagattttgagaaaatttcaaaaaatatgacaatattgttttaatgcctagttgcatcctgcactaacatatgatgatgttcaaagagtttggagccttggtgctctccgtttatcaagaaaataataattttaatagtgttattccatcgatttaggagtattatgaagttttactaaattaattgataaaaacaattgaacgatgctcatttaccatgaaaagagtttagcatacattaatacaaatgtagaatatggtagaaattttaaaacaacactaaagattataggcttcagtatataaagtatttaccaaaactcaatattttgtaggggtagcccatagattttgagaaaattcaaaaaatatgacaatattgttttaatgcctagttgcatcctgcactaacatatgatgatgttcaaagaggtttggagcctttgtctctccgtttatcaagaaaaataatttttagtgtttattccatcgatttagggagtattatgaagttttactaaattattgataaaacaattgaagatgctcatttaccatgaaaaaagtttagcatacattaatacaaatgtagaatatggtagaaattttaaaacaacactaaagattataggcttcagtatataaagtatttaccaaaaactcaatatttttgtaggggttagcccatagattttgagaaaatttcaaaaaatatgacaatattgttttaatgcctagttgcatcctgcactaacatatgatgatgttcaaagaggtttggagcctttgtcttctccgtttatcaagaaaataataatttatagtggttattccatcgatttagggagtattatgaagttttattaaattatttgataaaaacaattgaaagatgctcatttaccatgaaaaagagtttagcatacattaatacaaatgtagaatatggtagaaattttaaaacacactaagattataggcttcagtatataaagtatttaaaaaactcaatatttttgtaggggttagccatagattttgagaaaatttcaaaaaaatgacaatattgttttaatgcctagttgcatcctgcactaacatatgatgatgttcaaagaggtttggagcctttgtctctccgtttatcaagaaaataataattttatagtggttatttccatcgatttagggagtattatgaagttttaattaaattaattgataaaacaattgaagatgctcatttaccatgaaaaagagtttagcatacattaatacaaatgtagaatatggtataaatttaaaacaacactaagattataggcttcagtatataaagtatttaccaaaactcaatatttttgtaggggttagcccatagattttgagaaaatttcaaaaaatatgacaatattgttttaatgcctagttgcatcctgcactaacatatgatgatgttcaaagaggtttggagcctttgctctccgtttatcaagaaaataataattttatattgggtattccatcgatttagggagtattatgaagttttactaaattaattgataaaaacattgaacgatgctcatttaccatgaaaaagagtttagcatacattaatacaaatgtagaatatggtagaaattttaaaaacactaaagattatagcttcagtatataaagtatttaccaaaactcaatatttttgtagggttagcccatagattttgagaaaatttcaaaaaatatgacaatattgttttaatgcctagttgcatcctgcactaacatatgatgatgttcaaagagtttggagcctttgtctctccgtttatcaagaaataataattttatagtggttattccatcgatttagggagtattatgaagttttactaaattaattgataaaaacaattgaacgatgctcatttaccatgaaaaagagtttagcatacattaatacaatgtagaatatggtaaaattttaaaacaacactaagattataggcttcagtatataaagtatttaccaaaaactcaatatttttgtaggggttagcccatagatttttagaaaatttcaaaaaattgacaatattgttttaatgcctagttgcatcctgcactaacatatgatgatgttcaaagaggtttggagcctttgtcgtctccgtttatcaagaaataaaattttatagtggttattccatcgatttagggagtattatgaagttttactaaattatttgataaaaacattgaagatgctcatttaccatgaaaaagagtttagcatacattaatacaaatgtagaatatggtagaaattttaaaacaacactaaagattataggcttcagtaataaagtatttaccaaaactcaatatttttgtaggggtagcccatagattttgagaaaatttcaaaaaattgacaatattgttttaatgcctagttgcatcctgcactaacatatgatgatgttcaaagaggtttggagcctttgtgtctctccgtttatcaagaaaataataattttatagtggttattccatcgatttaggagtattatgaagttttattaaattatttgataaaacaattgaaagatgctcatttaccatgaaaaatagtttagcatacattaatacaaatgtagaatatggtagaaattttaaaacaacactaaagattataggcttcagtatataaagtatttaccaaaaactcaatatttttgtatgggtttagcccatagattttgagaaaatttcaaaaatatgacaatattgtttgtATCCTAATGTTTCTGTTTCACTAACTAGAATATGCATTTGTTGATACTGAACAACACTTGCAAGTTCAGAGATCTTTCTTAAATTCTTATTAAGTTTGCTAATTTCACTGCAGGATGTAGCTGTAaaaatgttctccaaacaagaATATTCAGAAGAGGTCATGCAATCTTTTAGGCAAGCGGTATTGTTTTTTCATTTCAGTAGAACCaacatttaaaaattctaaattgttAATATTAGTGTTTCTTGTACGTGAAGGTATCGTTGATGAAAAGACTTAGACATCCTAATGTCCTGCTGTTTATGGGAGCTGTGACTTCACCTCAGCGTCTCTGTATAGTGTCTGAGTTCCTTCCACGGTTCGGGCTCATCTCTCTTTGTTACTACTCTTACTTTCTTTTTGCTCTCGGGTCTTCAAAGCCACATAGCTCTTATCAATTTGCAGTGGAAGTCTCTTTCGTCTACTACAGAGGGGCACATCCCAACTGGATTGGAGGCGGCGTATTCGTATGGCATTGGACATTGTGAGAATTAATCCATTTATATGATCATTGACAAAATTGCATGTAGTCATCTTTGTCTTGTGATCCTTATTTTCCACTTTATTTGACTCAAGTCACCGTGACACAGGCTTGCGGTATGAATTATCTTCACAGTTGTAGTCCACCTATCATCCATCGTGATCTGAAGTCGTCAAATCTTCTGGTAGATAGGAACTGCACCGTTAAGGTAACATATACCTTTCTAAAACGAAAATGAAGATTTAGATTAGTGAATGTACTTAAGAAAAACTGGGACTCCAAATATCCAAACTGAAACGAGTAACAACTTACAGTGACATCTGTAATAAATAGGTAGCTGACTTTGGTCTTTCACGTATCAAGCATGAGACATACCTAGCCACCAAGTCCGGAAGAGGAACGGTATAGTTAGTCTACATTCTTTAAGGTTTATAGTCAACCTCTCACAATGATCTTTGATGTACTTTATACACCTGTTATGCAGCCTCAATGGATGGCACCAGAAGTTCTTCGAAATGAGTCTGCTAATGAGAAGTATATTCTCGTGTTTTGATTGGTTAAAGTTCCCttgataattatttttcaagCATTTAATAAGTAACTATCTCTTCTTATGTATTGATGATACAGGTCTGATATCTACAGCTTTGGGGTAGTACTCTGGGAGCTAGCCACTGGGAAGATCCCATGGGAAACTCTCAACTCGATGCAGGTATCATTTTTTGTAGTTACAAGAATGTGTAAAAGATATAAATGAAATGTGTTACTATAGACAAATACAATTTATCCGAAGAGATGCTTGTTTGGAATATGTGAAGGTGATTGGAGCTGTGGGGTTCATGAACCAGAGGCTGGAAATTCCAAAGGACATTGATCCTCTTTGGATCTCATTAATGGAGAGCTGTTGGCACaggtaaattaaaatattactaCCTCATTATCCTCGCTAGAAGCATACATAATCTTTAATGATCCCTCTCATTGATTTAGATGTACATATTTCACAGCTAATGTTGACACTTAATTAATCTGTGTTTCttctatttttggtttattccgCACGGCAGCGATACA is from Brassica napus cultivar Da-Ae unplaced genomic scaffold, Da-Ae ScsIHWf_1829;HRSCAF=2465, whole genome shotgun sequence and encodes:
- the LOC125599310 gene encoding serine/threonine-protein kinase EDR1-like; amino-acid sequence: MTIFSEIFLKFLLSLLISLQDVAVKMFSKQEYSEEVMQSFRQAVSLMKRLRHPNVLLFMGAVTSPQRLCIVSEFLPRGSLFRLLQRGTSQLDWRRRIRMALDIACGMNYLHSCSPPIIHRDLKSSNLLVDRNCTVKVADFGLSRIKHETYLATKSGRGTPQWMAPEVLRNESANEKSDIYSFGVVLWELATGKIPWETLNSMQVIGAVGFMNQRLEIPKDIDPLWISLMESCWHSDTTLRPTFQVLMERLRDLQRKYTIQFQATCAVFT